A single region of the Polymorphum gilvum SL003B-26A1 genome encodes:
- a CDS encoding EAL domain-containing protein produces the protein MAPNPILLRAMLPTIQDPSTRIGRWLTALLTAAVAVLAATCAYALEPIQVPLDVDALELTDVVEFHRDAGSRLQVSTAPGADGIVRRIEVMSRDGENTNWAVFALTNSSDEQIDRLIVAPFFQLVGSRLIWPDLGSSRVASITPSQGIAPERQKSLEADVFLITLDPGAIVTFVAELTTPELPQLRVWEPDAYKETVNAYTLYRGIILGISGLLALFLTILFVVKGTAMFPATAALAWAVLAYLCIDFGFWSRVFNLTQGEDQLYRASAEVMLAASLIIFLYTYLNLNRWHIRYSHLALATLTMLLGLLGVAVWDPSIAAGIARIALGIIGVLGFVTVIVLALQGYDRAIMLIPTWFLLMVWLVGAAMTVTGALANDIVQPALGGGLVLIVLLIGFTVMQHAFAGGAIVQGLISDVERRALALTGAGDIIWDWDVDRDRIYTGNEVEDLLNLRHGTLDGPAREWLDVLHPQDRDRFRATLDAVIDQRRGKVQQDFRLRSEDGHFRWFRLRARPILGSDAEVIRCVGTLLDITDQKTAEERMLHDAVHDNLTGLANRELFMDRLNAALARARVDAAAIKPAVLILNLDRFKQVNDGIGISAGDSILLTVARRLDRLLQPQDSLARLSGDQYGLILLSEQEADRIAQVADSLRKAVRAPITFGDREVFLTCSIGFALHDGGRQSAEELVTDAEIALNHAKRLGGDRQEVFRPILRPLGRNVIDLESELRKSIKEETLGVFFQPIVRLADKSVAGFEVLARWKHPKRGQISPSEFIPIAEQSGLINELGLYVLEKGAKQLAEWQQRLPMPQPLFVSVNMSSRQLLRHDLINDVKAILSRSSIVHGTLKLELTESVVMANPEYSAKVLERLRALGAGLSLDDFGTGYSSLAYLQRFPFDTIKIDQSFVRPNGRAARPVILRSIVALGHDLGMAVVAEGAEGESDALELLQLGCEYAQGYYFGQAMSAEEATALIRKTALAESA, from the coding sequence ATGGCGCCCAACCCGATACTTCTTCGCGCCATGTTGCCCACGATCCAGGATCCGTCGACGCGTATCGGCCGATGGCTCACCGCACTCCTGACGGCTGCTGTCGCGGTTCTTGCCGCCACCTGCGCCTATGCGCTCGAGCCGATCCAGGTGCCGCTCGATGTCGACGCGCTGGAACTGACCGACGTCGTCGAGTTCCACCGCGACGCCGGGTCGCGCCTGCAGGTGTCCACCGCGCCGGGCGCCGACGGCATCGTGCGCCGCATCGAGGTGATGTCGCGCGACGGCGAAAACACCAACTGGGCGGTGTTCGCCCTGACCAATTCCAGCGACGAGCAGATCGACCGGCTGATCGTTGCGCCGTTCTTCCAGCTCGTCGGCTCGCGGCTGATCTGGCCAGACCTCGGCTCCTCGCGCGTCGCCTCGATCACGCCGAGCCAGGGCATCGCGCCCGAACGCCAGAAGAGCCTGGAGGCGGACGTCTTCCTGATCACGCTGGATCCCGGCGCCATCGTCACCTTCGTCGCCGAACTGACGACGCCTGAACTGCCCCAACTGCGCGTCTGGGAGCCGGACGCCTACAAGGAGACCGTCAACGCCTACACCCTCTATCGGGGCATCATCCTCGGCATTTCGGGTCTGCTGGCGCTATTCCTGACCATCCTGTTCGTGGTCAAGGGCACGGCCATGTTCCCGGCTACCGCGGCGCTCGCCTGGGCGGTGCTCGCCTATCTGTGCATCGATTTCGGTTTCTGGAGTCGCGTCTTCAACTTGACCCAGGGCGAGGACCAGCTCTATCGCGCCAGCGCCGAGGTCATGCTGGCCGCCAGCCTGATCATCTTCCTCTACACCTATCTGAACCTGAATCGCTGGCACATCCGCTACAGCCATCTGGCGCTGGCGACCCTGACCATGCTTCTCGGGCTTCTCGGCGTCGCGGTCTGGGACCCGTCGATCGCCGCCGGCATCGCCCGTATCGCGCTTGGCATCATCGGTGTCCTCGGCTTCGTCACCGTCATCGTCCTCGCCCTTCAGGGCTACGACCGCGCGATCATGCTGATCCCGACCTGGTTCCTGCTGATGGTCTGGCTGGTCGGCGCCGCCATGACCGTGACCGGGGCGCTGGCCAACGACATCGTCCAGCCGGCGCTCGGCGGCGGCCTGGTGCTGATCGTGCTGCTCATCGGCTTCACCGTGATGCAGCACGCCTTCGCCGGCGGCGCCATCGTGCAGGGGCTGATCTCCGACGTCGAGCGGCGTGCTCTCGCGCTCACCGGCGCCGGCGACATCATCTGGGACTGGGACGTCGACCGCGACCGCATCTACACCGGCAACGAGGTCGAGGACCTGCTCAACCTGCGCCACGGCACGCTCGACGGCCCGGCGCGCGAGTGGCTCGACGTGCTGCATCCCCAGGACCGTGACCGGTTCCGCGCCACCCTCGACGCGGTCATCGACCAGCGTCGCGGCAAGGTTCAGCAGGATTTCCGCCTGCGCTCGGAAGACGGCCATTTCCGCTGGTTCCGCCTGCGCGCCCGCCCCATCCTCGGTTCGGATGCCGAAGTCATCCGCTGCGTGGGCACCCTGCTCGACATCACCGACCAGAAGACCGCCGAGGAACGCATGCTGCACGACGCCGTGCACGACAACCTCACCGGCCTGGCCAACCGCGAGCTGTTCATGGATCGGCTCAACGCGGCGCTCGCCCGCGCGCGGGTCGACGCGGCCGCGATCAAGCCGGCGGTCCTCATCCTCAACCTCGACCGGTTCAAGCAGGTCAACGACGGCATCGGCATTTCGGCCGGCGACTCGATCCTGCTCACCGTCGCCCGGCGTCTCGACCGCCTGCTGCAGCCGCAGGATTCGCTGGCGCGCCTGTCCGGCGACCAGTACGGCCTGATCCTCCTGTCCGAGCAGGAGGCCGACAGGATCGCCCAGGTCGCCGACAGCCTGCGCAAGGCGGTGCGCGCGCCGATCACCTTCGGCGACCGCGAGGTGTTCCTGACCTGCTCGATCGGCTTCGCCCTCCACGACGGCGGCCGCCAGTCGGCGGAGGAACTGGTCACCGACGCCGAAATCGCCCTCAACCACGCCAAGCGCCTGGGCGGCGACCGGCAGGAGGTGTTCCGCCCGATCCTGCGCCCGCTCGGCCGCAACGTCATCGACCTGGAAAGTGAGCTGCGCAAGTCGATCAAGGAGGAGACGCTCGGCGTGTTCTTCCAGCCGATCGTCCGCCTCGCCGACAAGTCGGTCGCCGGCTTCGAGGTGCTGGCGCGCTGGAAACATCCCAAGCGCGGCCAGATCTCGCCGAGCGAGTTCATCCCGATCGCCGAGCAGTCGGGGCTGATCAACGAACTCGGCCTCTACGTGCTGGAAAAGGGCGCGAAGCAGCTGGCCGAGTGGCAGCAGCGCCTGCCGATGCCGCAGCCGCTGTTCGTCAGCGTCAACATGTCGTCGCGGCAGCTGCTACGCCACGACCTGATCAACGACGTCAAGGCGATCCTGTCGCGCTCGTCGATCGTCCACGGCACGCTCAAGCTGGAGCTGACCGAGTCCGTGGTCATGGCCAACCCGGAATACTCCGCCAAGGTGCTCGAACGCCTGCGCGCGCTCGGCGCCGGCCTGTCGCTCGACGACTTCGGCACCGGCTATTCCTCGCTCGCCTACCTGCAGCGCTTCCCCTTCGACACCATCAAGATCGACCAGTCCTTCGTGCGCCCGAACGGGCGCGCGGCGCGCCCGGTGATCCTGCGCTCCATCGTGGCGCTCGGCCACGACCTCGGCATGGCCGTGGTCGCCGAGGGCGCGGAGGGCGAATCCGATGCCCTCGAACTGCTCCAGCTCGGCTGCGAATACGCCCAGGGCTATTATTTCGGCCAGGCCATGTCGGCGGAGGAGGCGACCGCGCTGATCCGCAAGACGGCGCTCGCCGAAAGCGCCTGA
- a CDS encoding GNAT family N-acetyltransferase has product MAFLRSFGSPDAEPHLAGGTVYLRPPVMADYRAWAELREVSRAFLTPWEPLWPADDLSRGAFRRRLRRYARERRDGRSYPFLLFSTADDRLIGGATLSNIRRGVSQSCSLGYWMGAPFAGQGYMSRAVALIVPFCFDVLHLHRIEAACLPHNVPSIRLLHRSGFLQEGCARGYLCINGAWQDHLLFACLADDPRPGVGGSPHRPAGRMKEVL; this is encoded by the coding sequence ATGGCGTTTCTGCGTTCCTTCGGATCCCCGGACGCCGAGCCGCACCTCGCCGGCGGGACCGTCTACCTGCGCCCGCCGGTCATGGCCGACTACCGCGCCTGGGCGGAACTGCGCGAGGTGAGCCGCGCCTTCCTGACCCCCTGGGAGCCGCTTTGGCCGGCCGACGACCTCAGCCGCGGCGCCTTTCGTCGCCGGCTGCGCCGCTATGCCCGCGAACGGCGCGACGGCCGCAGCTATCCGTTCCTGCTGTTTTCGACCGCCGACGACCGGCTGATCGGCGGCGCCACCTTGTCCAACATCCGCCGCGGCGTCAGCCAGTCCTGTTCGCTCGGCTACTGGATGGGGGCGCCCTTCGCCGGACAGGGATACATGTCGCGGGCCGTCGCCCTGATCGTGCCGTTCTGCTTCGACGTGCTGCACCTGCACCGGATCGAGGCGGCCTGCCTGCCGCACAACGTGCCGTCGATCCGCCTGCTGCACAGATCCGGTTTCCTCCAGGAGGGCTGCGCCCGCGGCTACCTGTGCATCAACGGCGCCTGGCAGGATCACCTGCTGTTCGCCTGTCTGGCGGACGATCCGCGGCCCGGGGTGGGAGGCTCTCCACACCGGCCCGCCGGCCGGATGAAAGAAGTCTTGTGA
- a CDS encoding M16 family metallopeptidase: MEVRRTTLDNGLTVITDRMPHLKTAALGVWVRTGSRSETPDENGITHLLEHMAFKGTTTRTARAIAEQIEAVGGELNASTSVEHTNYYARVLAEDVPLALDLLSDILQNSVFDPEELAREQHVILQEIGAAQDSPEDRAFDLFQEAAWPDQAIGRPILGTPATVSGFTRDALDTYLKSRYRGPDMVLAAAGAVDHDDIVRRAEDKFSGFSAEPAAPCVPGFYRGGESRLAKDLMEAQILIGFEGRPYKSDDYYAIQILASVLGGGMSSRLFQEVRETRGLCYAIYSFHWAFSDTGLFGLHAATGEEDIGELMPVVLGELERTAADITEEEVARARAQIRAGLMMALESPAARAGQIARQILIHGRTLSLEEISRKIDAVSADMVRRVAAETFAGSAPTLTGVGPVSGLAPVGDIAARLGAPVRRVATA, encoded by the coding sequence ATGGAGGTGAGGCGCACCACGCTCGACAACGGCCTGACGGTGATCACCGACCGGATGCCGCATCTCAAGACCGCCGCGCTCGGCGTCTGGGTCCGCACCGGCTCGCGCTCCGAGACCCCCGACGAGAACGGCATAACTCATCTGCTCGAGCATATGGCCTTCAAGGGCACGACGACGCGTACCGCCCGCGCGATCGCGGAGCAGATCGAGGCGGTGGGCGGCGAACTGAACGCTTCCACCAGCGTCGAGCACACCAACTACTATGCCCGTGTCCTGGCCGAGGACGTGCCGCTCGCCCTCGACCTCCTGTCCGACATCCTGCAGAACTCGGTTTTCGATCCCGAGGAGTTGGCGCGCGAGCAGCATGTCATCCTGCAGGAGATCGGCGCTGCCCAGGATTCGCCCGAGGACCGCGCCTTCGACCTGTTCCAGGAGGCCGCCTGGCCGGACCAAGCCATTGGCAGGCCGATCCTCGGCACCCCGGCGACCGTGTCGGGCTTCACCCGCGACGCGCTCGATACCTACTTGAAGAGCCGCTACCGCGGCCCGGACATGGTGCTTGCGGCCGCCGGTGCGGTCGACCACGACGACATCGTCCGGCGCGCCGAGGATAAGTTCAGCGGCTTCAGCGCCGAGCCGGCCGCGCCGTGCGTGCCCGGCTTCTACCGCGGCGGCGAGAGCCGGCTAGCCAAGGATCTGATGGAGGCGCAGATCCTGATCGGCTTCGAGGGCCGGCCCTACAAGTCCGACGACTACTACGCCATCCAGATCCTCGCCTCGGTGCTCGGCGGCGGCATGTCTTCGCGCCTGTTCCAGGAGGTTCGCGAGACGCGCGGCCTGTGCTACGCCATCTACAGCTTCCACTGGGCCTTCTCCGACACCGGCCTGTTCGGCCTGCATGCGGCGACCGGCGAGGAGGACATCGGCGAGCTGATGCCGGTCGTGCTCGGCGAACTGGAACGGACCGCCGCCGACATCACCGAGGAGGAGGTGGCGCGCGCCCGCGCGCAGATCCGCGCCGGTCTGATGATGGCGCTGGAAAGCCCGGCGGCGCGCGCCGGCCAGATCGCGCGCCAGATCCTGATCCACGGCCGCACGCTCAGCCTGGAGGAGATCTCACGCAAGATCGACGCCGTCTCGGCGGACATGGTGCGCCGCGTCGCGGCCGAGACCTTCGCCGGCTCCGCGCCGACCCTGACCGGCGTCGGTCCCGTCTCCGGGCTGGCGCCGGTCGGCGACATTGCCGCCCGGCTCGGAGCCCCGGTCCGCCGGGTCGCGACCGCCTGA
- the thrC gene encoding threonine synthase, which produces MKYISTRGEAPVLDFAEVLLQGLARDGGLYLPESWPQVSPATIAGFAGRPYAEVAFEVIAPFVGDSIAPEALRRMIDASYGAFRHPAVTPLIQVAPNRFVLELFHGPTLAFKDVAMQLLGRLMDHVLAERGQRATIVGATSGDTGGAAIEAFRGRERTDVFILFPDGRVSEVQRRQMTTPSEANVHALALTGNFDDCQAIVKGLFNHFAFRDRVALSGVNSINWARIVAQIVYYFVAGAALGAPHRPVSFTVPTGNFGDIFAGYAAMKMGLPVERLVIATNVNDILVRTLETGRYETRGVTATTAPSMDIQVSSNFERLLAEACGRDGSAVRGAMNRLAQSGSFEIAAGPLADIRRSFAAGRCDEAETAATIGTTWREAGYLLDPHTAIGEHVARAHDRPGAPMVVLGTAHPAKFPDAVEAAAGVRPDLPERLLPMMSAVERQTVLPADQAAVERHIEAHARAVRGTV; this is translated from the coding sequence GTGAAATACATCAGTACGCGCGGCGAAGCCCCCGTCCTCGACTTTGCCGAGGTTCTCCTGCAGGGCCTGGCGCGCGACGGCGGCCTCTACCTTCCCGAAAGCTGGCCGCAAGTCTCGCCGGCGACCATTGCCGGCTTTGCCGGGCGTCCCTATGCCGAGGTCGCCTTCGAGGTGATCGCTCCGTTCGTCGGCGACAGCATCGCGCCGGAGGCGCTGCGGCGGATGATCGACGCCTCCTATGGCGCCTTCCGCCATCCGGCGGTGACGCCACTGATCCAGGTCGCGCCCAACCGCTTCGTGCTCGAGTTGTTCCATGGCCCGACGCTCGCCTTCAAGGACGTCGCCATGCAGCTGCTCGGACGGCTGATGGACCACGTCCTCGCCGAGCGCGGCCAGCGCGCCACCATTGTCGGCGCGACCTCCGGCGATACCGGCGGCGCCGCCATCGAGGCCTTCCGCGGTCGCGAGCGCACCGACGTGTTCATCCTGTTCCCGGACGGACGCGTCTCCGAGGTGCAGCGCCGCCAGATGACCACGCCATCGGAGGCCAACGTCCACGCGCTGGCGCTGACCGGCAACTTCGACGACTGCCAGGCGATCGTGAAGGGCCTGTTCAATCACTTTGCCTTCCGCGACCGGGTCGCCCTGTCCGGCGTCAACTCGATCAACTGGGCCCGCATCGTCGCCCAGATCGTCTATTACTTCGTTGCCGGAGCCGCCCTCGGCGCGCCGCACCGCCCCGTCTCCTTCACCGTGCCGACCGGCAATTTCGGCGACATCTTCGCCGGCTACGCGGCGATGAAGATGGGCCTGCCGGTCGAGCGGCTGGTGATCGCCACCAACGTCAACGACATTCTGGTTCGCACGCTGGAAACGGGGCGCTACGAGACGCGCGGCGTCACCGCCACCACGGCGCCGTCGATGGACATCCAGGTGTCGTCGAACTTCGAGCGTCTGCTCGCCGAGGCCTGCGGGCGCGATGGCTCGGCAGTGCGCGGTGCGATGAACCGCCTTGCCCAGTCCGGCAGCTTCGAAATCGCCGCCGGGCCGCTCGCCGACATCCGCCGGAGTTTTGCCGCCGGACGCTGCGACGAGGCCGAGACTGCGGCGACGATCGGCACGACCTGGCGCGAGGCGGGCTATCTGCTCGACCCGCACACCGCGATCGGCGAGCATGTCGCGCGTGCCCACGACCGCCCTGGCGCGCCGATGGTGGTGCTCGGCACCGCCCATCCGGCCAAGTTCCCGGACGCGGTCGAGGCCGCCGCCGGCGTTCGCCCGGACCTGCCGGAGCGGCTGCTGCCGATGATGTCTGCGGTCGAGCGCCAGACCGTGCTGCCGGCCGACCAGGCGGCGGTCGAGCGCCACATCGAGGCGCATGCCCGGGCGGTGCGCGGTACCGTTTGA
- a CDS encoding YqgE/AlgH family protein, which translates to MPSRFERGSLEGQFLIAMPNMADGRFAHTVIYVCAHSSDGAMGLVLNQVARHLSVADLLVQLNILQEGDAIKLPPPVRSMSVHRGGPVETERGFVLHSDDFVLDSATLPIHGGICLTATLEILRAIAEGRGPSQALLALGYAGWAPGQLESEIQSNGWLTGPADPDIVFDADLNTKWERALWRLGIDPAMLSGEAGHA; encoded by the coding sequence ATGCCGAGTCGTTTCGAAAGAGGGTCGCTGGAAGGTCAGTTCCTCATCGCCATGCCGAACATGGCGGACGGCCGCTTCGCACATACGGTGATCTACGTCTGCGCCCATTCCTCAGACGGGGCCATGGGCCTCGTGCTCAACCAGGTCGCCCGCCACCTGTCCGTCGCCGACCTGCTGGTTCAGCTCAACATCCTGCAGGAAGGGGACGCCATCAAGCTGCCCCCTCCGGTGCGCAGCATGAGTGTCCACCGCGGCGGGCCGGTCGAGACCGAACGCGGCTTCGTGCTGCATTCCGACGATTTCGTGCTCGACAGCGCAACGCTGCCGATCCACGGCGGCATTTGTCTGACCGCGACGCTGGAGATCCTCAGGGCCATCGCCGAGGGGCGCGGGCCGTCGCAGGCGCTGCTTGCGCTCGGCTATGCCGGCTGGGCGCCGGGGCAGCTCGAGAGCGAGATCCAGTCCAATGGTTGGCTGACCGGACCGGCCGACCCCGATATCGTCTTCGACGCCGACCTGAATACCAAGTGGGAGCGGGCGCTCTGGCGCCTCGGCATCGATCCGGCGATGCTGTCCGGCGAAGCTGGCCACGCCTGA
- a CDS encoding protein-disulfide reductase DsbD domain-containing protein: MIRLQRLFAVLVLLAVPTGGAGAGVSDWVTVQGGAVRLVSAGRIADGTYLAGLEFALDPGWHTYWRFPGEAGIPPEIDLSGSANMAASRIHYPAPERFFDGFSSSIVYHDGVVLPIEVEAGDAAAPVDLTAAVFFGLCNDICIPAEARLALTLDPNGRTDTVSLKAIRAAQAAVPAPAAADGPRVVSVDVVPGKRAPKLIIAAELAEASDQTIDLFAEGPPGSSIALPDLVSRDGGRAVWSLSTRGLRHDGTGADLRLVLVVGDRASESVHRVNAASLK, translated from the coding sequence ATGATCCGTCTGCAGCGCCTGTTCGCCGTCCTCGTCCTGCTTGCCGTACCGACTGGCGGCGCAGGGGCGGGCGTGTCCGACTGGGTGACCGTCCAGGGCGGCGCGGTGCGGCTCGTGTCGGCCGGCAGGATCGCCGACGGGACCTATCTGGCCGGGCTCGAATTCGCGCTCGATCCGGGCTGGCACACCTACTGGCGTTTCCCCGGCGAGGCCGGCATTCCGCCGGAGATCGACCTGTCCGGCTCGGCCAACATGGCCGCCAGCCGGATCCACTATCCCGCGCCCGAGCGCTTTTTCGACGGCTTTTCCAGTTCGATCGTCTATCACGACGGCGTTGTGCTGCCGATCGAGGTCGAGGCCGGCGACGCGGCGGCGCCGGTCGACCTGACGGCGGCCGTGTTCTTCGGGCTGTGCAACGACATCTGCATTCCGGCCGAGGCGCGACTGGCATTGACGCTGGACCCGAACGGCAGGACGGACACGGTGTCGCTGAAGGCGATCCGCGCCGCCCAGGCGGCGGTGCCCGCGCCCGCCGCCGCGGACGGACCACGGGTCGTGTCGGTCGACGTCGTGCCGGGCAAGCGCGCACCGAAACTGATCATCGCCGCCGAGCTGGCGGAGGCCAGCGACCAGACCATCGACCTGTTCGCCGAAGGCCCGCCCGGCTCCTCCATCGCGCTGCCGGACCTCGTCTCCCGCGACGGCGGCCGGGCCGTATGGTCGCTGTCGACGCGCGGCCTCCGGCACGATGGGACCGGTGCCGATCTTCGTCTCGTCCTAGTCGTCGGCGACCGGGCGAGCGAAAGCGTGCATCGCGTCAACGCCGCGTCGCTGAAATAG
- a CDS encoding peroxiredoxin, with product MSIKVGDRLPDGVFKTITADGPVELKSGDLFAGKTVVLFGVPGAFTPTCHMNHLPGFLEHHDTFKAKGVDTIAVVSVNDMFVMDAWKKATNAGDKILFLADGSADFVKAMGLDLDASGFGMGVRSKRFAMLVKDGTVVALNIEDVPGQATVSGAAALLEAL from the coding sequence ATGAGCATCAAGGTTGGCGACCGTCTTCCGGACGGAGTTTTCAAGACGATCACGGCGGACGGTCCCGTCGAGCTGAAGAGCGGCGACCTTTTCGCCGGCAAGACGGTGGTGCTGTTCGGCGTTCCGGGCGCCTTCACGCCGACCTGCCACATGAACCACCTGCCCGGCTTCCTGGAGCATCACGACACGTTCAAGGCCAAGGGCGTCGATACCATCGCGGTGGTGTCCGTCAACGACATGTTCGTCATGGACGCCTGGAAGAAGGCGACCAACGCCGGCGACAAGATCCTGTTCCTGGCCGACGGCAGCGCGGATTTCGTCAAGGCGATGGGCCTCGACCTCGACGCCTCGGGTTTCGGCATGGGCGTGCGCAGCAAGCGCTTCGCCATGCTGGTGAAGGACGGCACGGTCGTCGCTCTGAACATCGAGGACGTGCCCGGCCAGGCGACCGTCTCCGGCGCCGCGGCGCTGCTCGAAGCGCTCTGA
- a CDS encoding SURF1 family protein gives MPETRPRATLRRLAVPAAAALVALAVLLRLGFWQLDRLAWKTDLIARVEERVALPPVAAPEPSDWPSLEPDAVDYRRVAVTGRFAPGELYYYIALGNARGPYQGPGYFVYSPFMTDAGWAVMVNRGFVPDALRDPSTRAAGGTEGETQTVTGLLRVGERPNVFTPAPDPAKGIWFAREPEKMAAALGVAGMPVAPFSIDADAAFTPPSGLPQAGETVVRFKNDHLGYALTWFGLALTLVGVFAAYARSVLKAAGK, from the coding sequence GTGCCTGAGACACGCCCGCGCGCGACCTTGCGCCGGCTCGCCGTGCCGGCCGCGGCGGCCCTCGTGGCGCTTGCGGTGCTGCTCCGCCTCGGCTTCTGGCAACTCGACCGGCTCGCCTGGAAGACCGACCTGATCGCCCGCGTCGAAGAGCGCGTGGCGCTGCCCCCGGTCGCTGCGCCGGAACCGTCCGACTGGCCGTCCCTCGAGCCCGATGCGGTCGACTATCGCCGCGTCGCCGTGACCGGCCGCTTCGCCCCGGGCGAGCTGTACTACTACATCGCGCTCGGCAACGCGCGCGGCCCCTACCAGGGGCCGGGCTATTTCGTCTACAGCCCCTTCATGACCGATGCCGGCTGGGCGGTGATGGTCAATCGCGGCTTCGTCCCCGATGCCCTGCGCGATCCTTCGACGCGCGCTGCAGGCGGGACGGAAGGCGAGACCCAGACAGTGACCGGACTGCTGCGCGTCGGCGAAAGGCCGAACGTCTTCACTCCGGCGCCGGATCCGGCCAAGGGCATCTGGTTCGCGCGCGAGCCGGAGAAGATGGCCGCAGCCCTTGGCGTGGCGGGCATGCCGGTCGCGCCCTTCTCGATCGACGCCGACGCCGCCTTCACGCCGCCGTCCGGCCTGCCGCAGGCGGGCGAGACCGTGGTCCGCTTCAAGAACGACCACCTGGGTTACGCGCTGACCTGGTTCGGCCTTGCTCTGACCCTGGTCGGCGTGTTTGCCGCCTATGCGCGCTCCGTGCTGAAGGCCGCCGGCAAATAG
- a CDS encoding DUF983 domain-containing protein translates to MTDKALYPPQNPVKAGLAGRCPRCGEGRLFTGFLKTAPRCTNCGLDLEFADSGDGPAVFVIMLVGFVIVGLVLAVELAYQPPIWVHLVVWLPLTAILALAILRPLKGLMIALQYRHNAQEGRLDDGA, encoded by the coding sequence ATGACGGACAAGGCGCTCTATCCCCCACAGAACCCGGTCAAGGCGGGGCTCGCCGGACGGTGCCCGCGCTGCGGCGAGGGCCGGCTGTTCACCGGCTTCCTGAAGACCGCGCCGCGGTGCACCAACTGCGGCCTCGATCTCGAGTTCGCCGACAGCGGCGACGGCCCGGCGGTGTTCGTGATCATGCTGGTCGGCTTCGTCATCGTCGGCCTGGTGCTGGCGGTCGAACTGGCCTACCAGCCGCCGATCTGGGTTCATCTCGTCGTCTGGCTGCCCCTCACCGCGATCCTGGCGCTGGCGATCCTGCGCCCGCTCAAGGGCCTGATGATCGCCCTGCAATACCGCCACAACGCCCAGGAGGGCCGGCTTGACGACGGTGCCTGA
- a CDS encoding cytochrome c oxidase subunit 3, with product MAEAHTKNHDYHLVDPSPWPFLGSVGAFVMALGAIGLMKYTGGKEFALFGVDLTGWGLFVVGLLIVLYTMYGWWRDTVRESLAGHHTRVVSLHLRYGMILFIASEVMFFVAWFWAFFDASLFTGEAIQFDRVAATGGVWPPEGIVTFDPWHLPLLNTIILLTSGTTVTWAHHALLHNDRQGLKWGLTLTVILGVIFTICQVYEYGHAAFDFSGNIYGATFYMATGFHGFHVIVGTIFLLVCLIRAAAGQFTPQKHFGFEAAAWYWHFVDVVWLFLFAAIYVWGSWGAVTH from the coding sequence ATGGCTGAGGCACATACCAAGAATCACGACTATCATCTGGTCGACCCCAGTCCCTGGCCGTTCCTGGGCTCGGTCGGCGCCTTCGTCATGGCGCTCGGCGCCATCGGCCTGATGAAATACACCGGCGGCAAGGAGTTCGCGCTGTTCGGCGTCGACCTCACCGGCTGGGGCCTGTTCGTTGTCGGCCTGCTGATCGTGCTCTACACCATGTACGGCTGGTGGCGCGACACCGTGCGCGAATCGCTCGCCGGCCATCACACCCGCGTGGTCAGCCTGCACCTGCGCTACGGCATGATCCTGTTCATCGCCTCCGAGGTGATGTTCTTCGTCGCTTGGTTCTGGGCCTTCTTCGACGCCTCGCTGTTCACCGGCGAAGCGATCCAGTTCGACCGCGTGGCGGCGACCGGGGGCGTCTGGCCGCCGGAGGGCATCGTGACCTTCGACCCCTGGCACCTGCCGCTGCTCAACACCATCATCCTGCTGACCTCCGGCACGACCGTGACATGGGCGCATCACGCCCTGCTGCACAACGATCGCCAGGGTCTGAAGTGGGGTCTGACGCTGACCGTCATCCTCGGCGTGATCTTCACCATCTGCCAGGTCTATGAATACGGCCACGCCGCCTTCGATTTCAGCGGCAACATCTACGGCGCCACCTTCTACATGGCGACCGGCTTCCACGGCTTCCACGTCATCGTCGGCACCATCTTCCTGCTGGTGTGCCTGATCCGCGCCGCGGCCGGCCAGTTCACCCCGCAGAAGCACTTCGGCTTCGAGGCGGCGGCCTGGTACTGGCACTTCGTCGACGTGGTCTGGCTGTTCCTCTTCGCTGCCATCTACGTCTGGGGCAGCTGGGGTGCGGTCACCCACTGA